Part of the Pieris brassicae chromosome 5, ilPieBrab1.1, whole genome shotgun sequence genome is shown below.
TTTTTCTGTTATACATAGTTTCTATCATCTTTAGATAATAAATCACTATTTCTTTCAGTGGCGGTACGAGATTTAGCACAGCGCGTGCATATCTACGCCCAGCCTCTCACCGAGAAAATTTAGACATAATGCTCAACGCTTTAGGGACAAGGGTCATTATAGATCCCCGTACTAAGACAGTTACTGGTGTTGAATATGTAAAGAACGGAGAGACCAAAACAGTCGGGGTCACTAAAGAGGTACGGGTctcatttgtaaaaataaataatagacatTTGAACTTAAACACCCTTATTATCACAATTATCTTAGCGTCTTCTTCAAAAATTGaagttcaatttaaatttgtaaagcCCATTAATCGTATCTATGATAACCTTTAATTTCAGGCTATTCTATCCGGTGGTACAATGGTGTCTCCACAAATTCTGCTTCTCTCGGGATTAGGACCAAAAGAGACCTTAGACAAATTTAACATCCCGGTAATCAAAGATCTGCCAGGCGTAGGGCAGAACCTTCACAATCACGTAGGAGTGAAACTTGACTTCACCCTATCGAAGGAGCCAGACCTTCCAGAACTGAATTGGGAGAGTGCCATGGAATATATGTTAGAGAGGAAAGGCCcattgtcaggcacaggaatGTCTCAGGTATGTTCTAACATTGCAAGataattgtttgtattgtTGTCGTCTAATCGTTATTTCTCATATAGTTTTAATGAGATAATACCAAATATATTATCATGTGCAAAGGAAGTTCATAATTAAATTCCCAACTCCATTAATTTGAATCGTTCTacgttttttaataagtttaagtAATAAACTAACATAGACCCAACAATACACAAACATCACTTAGGTTTCGACTCGACTCgactttatattaatatattaagactTCATTATCCTAACCTGTTAcagtttgttaaaaataaaatcattaataatttataatatatataaatcaataatctatattatattctatttttacagtTGACTGGTATGATAAATTCCCGGTTTGCGCCATCTGGTGGACGTCACCCTGACATACAGTATTTCTTTGGGGGGTATTATGCGGCTTGTGGTGACGGTTCTTTGGGACCAGACGACTTGGAGAATGCTAATAAGAGAAAAATatcgttagtaataaaaaccttttttaaattttgaacacCCAACAacctcaaaataacttttttcatATTGGTAAACAATTAACAAGTACATGTAGCGTCAGGCCCCGACATTGTtaagataacaaacacaaagttttctcccaatcatttgatttattccaattctaatttcagtctcttaattcaatacgatttcaataaataaattcaataggtaaatatttcaaaggctACTCGGTAATTACGTAACGTGTGCACCGGGCAATGGTCGATGAACGACTGCCCCAGTTATGCGCGCGCGCTGCTTTATATTGGTTCTGGAGTGGGCATCGAGTGACACATCGTACGATCGTTCGATCGCCCGTTGCacgttgttttacaaaacattgatagtggcgccatcagtttcacaaaacattgatagtggcgccgtcatacacttataaacgtcaacagaaaatattttatattgattctaaatttacatttactaccagttcgcaagtcaagggcgtagagcgggcaagataAACTGGTAAGAATGCCTCCCCCTCTCATcgtaatcgccaagttttgagacatacaaattgtttgaactggagcaaacaaatcccaaggattaggattatttaaatatccgtcatttaaaaaaaaaagcaCTCCGGGGCATGGAATAATAAACATGGGCATTCTGCGTCTGTTTTATTGAATGCTTATATAACTTTGTGTACCCAAACCGAAAACAATTACGTTTTCGTCAGAAATTTAGCAAATCCCTAAGTCACGTAAACAATACGAAGATATTAgtaaccaaaataaaaattgtagaaTAGCTGTGTATTATacgtattgattttttttagtatatcaGCCATTGCCCTACAACCAAAAAGCCGCGGTTTCTTAACACTGCGATCAGGAGACCCATTCGACTACCCATTGTTTCAACCAAACTACTTTCAAGATGATCATGATTTGGCAGTATTGGTTGAGGCTGCTAGGACTGCGTACCGCTTGGCTAATACTACAGTAAGCAAAGTTTACATTCTATTATAAATTGCAGATAAGACAGAAAGTAGTGTAGTAAAAATCTTTCCGCtatgctttttaaatataaaaaaatctcctTTCTGTCAAAACCCTCCGCAATCTGTGATGATATGATTATGTACAAATTAAGTAACATgtacaatttacaatttgtcTAATACGGATTGTATTTCATTGAGAAACTCCCTCTAAAGtaagaatataattatactgaTATTTACTCATtaactaaatgaataaattgtaattgctATAATtaccaatatattttaaaccagaTACTTCGTGAAAAGTACGGCATGCATCCCACTGAGAACTACGGAAAGCACTGTCCCGGGGGTGGATCAAATCCCACGGATGAGTTCTTCAAGTGCTTAGCACAACAACACACAGCCCCAGAGAACCATCAGGTCGGGACGTGCAAGATGGGCTCTAGCGACGACCCTATGGCTGTTGTTGACCCCACGTTGAAGGTTTATGGTATCGAAGGTGAGTAAACAGCTAAACAAAATTTTGCTATTCacttaaaattgtttgaatatatttctttgatCTATAAAGAATCTACATTACATTTAGTGAACTTAATGAGAAAATGCGTGTATAAGTTGTTGTTTGTGAACtgttatattgatattttgaGTCAAGCCTCTGTCCAAAATCAATTTTGTAATGTTCATGTGACACAAATCTTTTTTATCCAGGTCTCCGAGTGATCGACGCTTCAATAATGCCAACAGTGCCGTCAGCTAATACAGCAGCGCCGGTTGTAATGGTTGCGGAACGTGGAGCCGAGTTTATCGTCACAAGGCATCAGAGGTTTAAGAACAAATTTGGTAGCAATACGCCAACGAAAGGTGGCGCTACCAGTCATGACGATAGGTGAATAGTTAAACCTATATTATCCATAAACAATAGattcagaaaaaatattaataataaagttcattaatcccttaatgaaattttaagacgcaaataaaagaaattatgtTTCTCCGTTGGATTAACCACATGtaatttgacaattgacaaacCCTTGGATGcgtattcaaaaatatatttttatttattctgcGTTTCAGCCCCGCTATCGactaatgtaaaaaataactaattaattattttacaggcGGACATACTATAACTCCCATAAAGATAGCAAATGGAACAATAGGGATTGGGTGTTCAACATTAATAGGCAAAATACCCAAAAACCTCAAGACTGGTACAGGTTCAATAATGTTTATCCTACTAGGCAATCGCACAGATAATGAATTACGATAAATCTgtacaacaaattaaattattttatttaagactaAGCTAAtcaaaatgtacaaaaatatttgcttCTTTATATAGAGTCACGCCTGAATcagttttaatgaataaagtgTGATTGTaacgttttaataaaatatcagtattatacaaaatttctCGAATCTAAAATGTATTCAGTTTAAGAATTCGACAGtcctttttaaaacattaattttaggCTAGTGTTTATAACTGAAGGTTTTTAGAGCCAATTACTATTATGTAGgtgtttacatttacattattgTGTATAGAATTAGAAAACGTATCTGAAACTATTTTTACTATCGACTTTGTTTTCACTATCAATTCTACGGAAATGTTTAATCGTAAACACTTGGAAACCGGATCGAAGGACCTAGTTAATAAGCTTGCATTGATTAAGGACAATATTGAATGACATTAAAGTGCATATCTAACGaaacaagttttttaaatgtattaatgcGTATGTAAGTGTAAGTGGACTGAAATAACAGTATGTATATGTTACGCTAACCAATGTATTCCAAACTAGCATCAATAACTGATCAAAGAAAGTGACCCCGTTGATTCACTTATAATCCATTGTTagccaaaatatataaatatataaaatgctaaAAACTTTGCATAAAGAATGTTTGCTGTAGGaataaaataagaacaaaaaattgtatagaatatgtataatttatttaaaattaagttgcttcataaaatataaatttttttatttcctacgttaataataacagattatttattttttcctctCTTGCCTTTGCCTTTCGCAGGCACAGGTTCTGGATCAGATTCTGATCTGAAATATAAAGATGATATGTTGTATAATATCTCTAAAACGAGCTgatgtacattttatatagaaaatgcATTTCCACTGCTTTAATTAGGAAACGCGTaagtaatatatgtttttttaatccaATATAAGGGAAATCATGCCCgctcataatttttaatctatatctGAGTCGTGATTCGATCGATAAACACCCAAattttcgtatatatattGGGTATTTGTAGTGTTCTCTATTAAGATCAGTATCAGAAAcccacaaatatattttgctcaACTATTTACTACGGTTACATGGaccaacattaataaatagttcctactgtgttattatattataaccaaataaattaaactatatggcaatattaataaaaaaatggtttattaCTTAAAGCAATAAAGTGCAGAGTtcagataaattaattacacttACGATTGGCTATTTTCCGGCGTCTCTGGCACAGTCACGTTCGATTTAGACGCGCGCCTACTCGTATCCTCCTGTGACACATTCAGCACTTCTTGTTGCTAAAAAtggtattaaattacattaattaattaatatctataaacaTCTTTTGAATTTAGTAatctataaaatgtatactataaaaataacattaataatgaTGTTCCAGTAACGCTACAGCCTTGTCTAGTCTTGACCTCAGATTGCATTTTTTCCttagaatgtttttattaaagcgATAAGTAGGTAATCCGCTTCCTGCTTGACAAATCGATTCAGTGTAATTTGCGGACATAGAGAACCTGATTGTTGCACACCCGGAATTTCAACACACTAACCCTACAACATCATGGAATTCAAAGATGTGTATATCTTTCCATCATCATGTGATGACAGGTGGACAATTCGTTTTGTGtacaactaaataaaaaatcgagcaatacattatataaataagtcaaACACACTTAAACTGAATATTATTCACaaaggaattttaaattattttctttttaataaattgaaaataacttacaatatcattatcatatattatagtatgGAGTTGCGTATCATCTGATGAGTCGTCCATGAACTGTGGACTGTCTGTACTGTTTTGAGAACCCATTGATGATCGAGTCGAACGGCGAGGGGCTAccactgaaaaaatattttatatatgctGCAATACtgaatttgatttttgatataattagtgaaagtttaaaaaaacagaattCTTAAGTCTGAATCCCTACCATACACATGCCTAAGGGATGTTTGATGAATTGGGTTCATTTTAGCCATAgagtttgaaatttttattcttaaaaaatccTATCTTgggttatgtaacctaacattagttaagttacataaatttatatagtgAATAATTAACGTAAACCAAAGGTTAGCAATCGTCGCGCAtttgaagccaaaatgagTACTTCAGattttccaacacacaaattgtaataaaacaattctGTTTCCGTTAATATTCAAAAAGGTCAACTTGTATAGAAGTGTCCCTTAGATTATGAACCCATAGATAAACCAAGTTAGTATTTgtcattttatgttttaaacaattaaagttagttgttacccagcttcaaacaaagtgtttcatttaacatataacTGAACATGTCATATAGCCactgaacaatttttttgaaagttatattatatttgtaagtgCAATGTACTCCTGTATATTAtactgttataattaatatatctgtatatattaagtatcaCGGTTATCTAACAAATAGTTtctaataaatcatatattaccttctttcttcttcttctgcGTATtcttctttttgtttttattctgaCTTCCGTCTGTGTCGGGACTTGTAGTGGATTGTGTAATTAGAGTAGATTTACGAACGGTAACATTTGATACGTCCAAGTCGCTGATTGGCGGCGAACTTAATGGAGACTTCTGTTTTTCTTGGGATTTCTGTTTCTCCACTTTTTTCTCATTTGctgaaatattacaataatacaataattgaaaaaatatgttttagctTTGTTGACCTTGGCTTGATTCATTTATCGGACATGAGTGTCCTGGTACAAATACATAGCGCTAAGTGTCCACTCTGAATCAATTGTTTTGTACTGAATTAAAGCAATGTTTAGGGGTAGagagcaaaaaatatttctgccCCATGGTCCATTCTCCAAGAAGCTAAAATGGAAGAAGCATTCTAGCTTAATTCATCTTTATCGGTTTAATggaattatattagtataaagtgttcagaaaattattatttcaatcgTCAAGATGGTTTGAATGTAAATAAGTTTAGATATATAGAATTAGTGTAAAATGAGTTCAAATATATCAAaactaagaaaaatatatttattactgtgTTTTATACATCTAATCTAGAATATAAAGAATAGTATTTCGATATTGGTGGGCTATTTACCTCTATCAACATCAACTACAGATCTTTCTGACCGACTCCTTTTATAACCTTTCTTTTTCTTCTCCTTTGagtttagtttgttatttttggaCTGCGTAGGTGCCTCTTCTGGTTCCTTCGTTAAAGACAATTTCTGTTTCTTTCCTATAAAACATCTCACTATAATCAATACTTATGATTGGCaacttgtaaataaatcaatagcgctacaaccttgatcatttattattctaataggcaagtgagTGAGCAGCCTTCTATGCCTTATAAATCACATAAAACCTTAGCGatgtaaatatgaaaatgtatcaattgcatatagatataaaaatacgaGAGCGATATTTAGAAAGATTTACATTTTCAAGGCCACATACAAACTATGAttatggttaggttagggttATGTACATCAATcctttgtatttttatgttccTTATCAGTAAACAATTTCAGCAGTTTCCAAAGGAGAGGAAAATACTCTGGGgattaagaatataataacCTCAGATGGAcctctaaaaaaaattaagatattgTGAAATTACCTTTAGTCATTTTAGGTTTCTTAACTGGTGATATATCACTGTCCGAGTCACTCCTTTGATCTTGTGAAACCGGAACTGAATTTGCATCTGAGGACACCACTTCGTTGTCCTTAATGACTTCGGTTTCTGGAtctagtaattattattatccatGAATTTTGCTAcgtataaaaatgattaaactatttatggtgCTGAAGGTTATACTTGTCATTACCTAGTGACCGATTTATTGAGctcttaaatataaacaaaaaaaacaacagaGCTATCtgtatcaattaatttattctaataggcaaagagatgatcagccttctgtgccagaCACACGCCGTGTTAGaggagagtcgcacgctgtaacCACTAAGTCAACAGTAACCTTTTCGTTAGATGAAAAATTTCATAGTCCTAACCTGTAGAGAGATTTTAGTCGCGGATAGAAACaattatatctaaaattatctTCATCAAgatataacataacatttattactaacaagacacacacacagaaacacataaaataacaattatcaaaaaataaaataaaaaaagaataataataaagagagataacaaatttttaaagaaaatggtttaattgtgtaatgcgtatgtgctgtggttgtaattggccctggctcagcattacgctgaggagcagagttattccacagcgctggtcattctgccagagaccattGCAGCTAGTTAgcgcctcagtcgcaaaaaagcaaataagaatctaatactcagttgaatcaaataataataatagtaaaagttaCCAGTGTAAgcattgaagaaaaaaatgtaaattagtatagtcttttgttaacatagcttttacacattaagaaaaaactttttattataaacttataattatttacataattttgtttataatcttttttttaaattaatttaatttacatttagataacactttttaaacggattaaagctatgtattattattataaacttaaaattatgtaaataattaattaataattattgttaagaaGTATGGGAGTTTATCGTCATTAtgagaaaaaatatcaacaactttttattttgttggaCATTACCTAACGAATCATTAACCTAAAATCAATTGTTAATGTACCATATATTTTGAACAAACCTTCAGGTATTTTAGGTGGCTCCGTTGGTGACGTCTCGTCTATTTCCACTTCCTCTTCTACTGTTTCGTTTATGACAACATGTGTGCTACGGGCTAATGGTTGAGCTGCAAGAAATGCACATACATCTCGtgtaaaatttttttttgctagTTATTACTAATCTGAATTTAACGAGTTACTAAGCCGAAACCGAGTACTACTTATATAACCCAGTTTCGAGTAAATCGGAGaatcttaaaataacaatacagtctaaaatattttttattaaacgtcAAATGATTTTTCTTCATAATTATcgtgtaatttaaaaactatattcgATTCATAAATATGGAGATAAAGAAGAGCATTTCTATTTTTCTATTTCcatgtatgtttttgataCCTAAAGTTGTATTAGATTCAAATCTATACGATTAACTAATACTGTGAGGCTGTTCTAATGACTCATAGATGGCGCTATTATCAAATGACATAATTGAATTGAATGAACTAAAATGCTGCGTATCtgaaacttaaatattatacaaacttATAGACAATTTCTTAAAGGTATATATCGTAGACCGCATACTGCTCACTGTCGTACctgtttaagaaaaatatgaagaAATTGTTGTACAGTGTTCCCAAAGTTATAATGCGCATAGCTATCTTCTCCATTGTTCGCCAACTGAGATTTGATTCGATAATTCAGCGCCAATATTTAAAGACGACTGACTGACTGAATTGATTTCGATCGTGAACACGTGATATTGATTCCTATTTCTTTCGAACAAGGTGCAAAATGCAAGTGCATTATTTAGGgctcttattttttattaacgtattcctacagctactcattaaacaataacattatacacaaaagccaaaaacggaatacacatttgaacataaacataaagcacagttttatctatttatacaaaaaatataacaaagtacaaattcatactatgttctaaattataagttctaagatgcattgatcattataataaatatttaaaataaaggaagaataacaaagccattattaataatttaatgattcaGGTGTTTCCGGGAATACCACTGGCGAAGATCGCTATGCGCATGATTAATTTGGGAGTACTGAACTACTGatattttgtctatttttaTGAGTTTAAAAGAAGTGCTCACATCATGTAAGAAGGCGATTAAGAGCAATATGACTTGAACAAAGGGTCCTTAGTGagataatatattctttaaaagaCTTTTGCAATTTTGTATATCAAAAGATTTGTAGATTGTTGTTGATTTtgtgaaaatgtatttattaaaaacctgGCATTATCGATTTGACGTTCAGGAACATTTggcaaatatattgtttatattttacacttaCGTAAAGACGTAGTTGCCCGGCCAAACACACCCAAACTATCTTCAGATGGTCGAGCATTATCTGTGACACCTGGGAAAtcattaagttaaaaataatataatcaatattaacTAAAGCTATATAAGAaagttcttttttaaattcacataCATAAACAATTTGCGTGTATGTGTTAGCGATCCCTAAAGTAGCAAAATAgggtttaaaaaaacaaacaaaatcgcATTGTAAAATGATATTCcaatttacaagaaaaatatacatagtaaAGCACGGACGCGGAGCACGAAGAATTTCGTAGAATGACCCCTCATCTTATGTCTTTGTCGCTCGCGCATAAACATATTGCCGTTGCGCTCACACAGATGCAGTGACCGCCGTATTCAGAGATTGTAAACCTTATAATCATAAAGACTTGTGGCACATGTACTTTGGTTtggtttgttttgttataagtagtaattctttttttaacgcTGAAATAAAAGAACATTCCGTGAAATGGTAATTAACGTATTTAAGTACGTAAAAGAACGTGGCCTTCTGATAAATATGCTTCAAAAGAAGAAATGAAGGATAAAACTTCCGATATTTTAGGTATATCGAAATCGGCGGTATACAGAGTATTAAAAGAATATACTAAAACCGACACGGTCGAGCCGGCGGCGACACCGAAGAAGCGATTATCAATCGTAGATAAGATAGACATTTTGACATGTCCTGTATAAGACGAATTGTGCATAGTTTTTACCTAAAACATGAACTACCAACAGCAAAAAAAGTGTTACATGTTCTGAATGCCGACGAATCTTTACCTAATATGGGCTTGACGTCATTAAAAAAGGTATTGAAACATTTGAAGTTTAGATACGTGAAGAGAAGGAGGAACAACGATTTGATTGATAGAAATGACATAGCGTTATGgtgtataaaatacttaaaaaactaTGAAAACTTACGGAGAGCAAAAACGACCAATATACTATTTGGATGAAACTTGGGTGAATGCAGGTACAGTCATAGCCCATACTTGATTAATATGCAAAAAGACACGCTTCCCTTAcagttttttaatgatttatatttcttttcagGACACACTGTGGGCAAAGTGTGGGACGACACGACCGTAAAGTCACGAAAACGTGCATTTCTGAGGGCTTTTCAACAAGTGCCAACTTCCAAAGGGAACCGGCTAATTGTACTGCACATTGGAAGTGATAGAGGATTCGTGTTGGATTCTCCACAAGTCTTCGAATGTAAGGTACTGGAGATTATCACGAGTCAATGAATACGAATACTTTTGAAAAGTGGTTTCAAGCAACGCTACCTAAACTTGACCCAAATTCTATAGTAGTTATGGATAATGCCAGCTACCACTCAAGACGTCAGGAGAAAACCCCAGTAACAAGCTGAAAAAATATGACATTCAACAGTGGCTATCTTTAAAGGACCTTTCTTTCGAGAACAATGATACAAAAGCtcaattattagaaattaaaaatgttaaaactcAATATCAGTCCTACGTGATTGACGAAATGGCGAGAGCAGCAGGTGTGGAGGTATTAAGATTACCTCCTTACCACTGCGAGTTAAATCCTATAGAGTTGGTTTGGGCAGATGTCAAAGGGTATGTAGCAAGAAACAATACTACATTTAAGACGGTCGACgtgaaaaaaatacttcaagAAGGATTAAATAGTATCACTATTGAAAAATGGCAAAACTGCATAAGCCACGTCATAAAAGAAGAATTAAAATTTGGAGGACTGGATAGTCAAATAGATAAAACGGTTGACTCTTTCATAATCAACGTATCTGGCGAAACATCTGATAGTTCATCAGAAACTCtgactaaaattaaatgtttatttttaagagtaTTTCTTACCAAATCTTAGTCGCAAACATAACttttcctttttataaatCCATCAAGCCGTTTAGTCTAAATAGCGAgctaaacatttaaatatggCGCCAAAAATCcgctattttgtttttaaaattatgatatacCCAGTGTCACTATCACAGTATATACGAATCTAACGACACCTCTCAAGCGAAAATCCATCAAGCCGTTCAGGCTGCAGAGCGTGCCAAagaattatacatacatactctCGAAAAACATAACCCTCCTGACGCAGTCGGGTAAAAAGCTATCCTTGGGTACTTACCTATATTAAGTCGATGATCTTATTTACAAAGCTAACTCAAATTCTAAACTACCGTTTTTAATACTcgtacttataaaaaaaaatgtttttagcCACTGGCGGTAGGCCCGAAGGTCATTGTACGACGTTCTTCGTGCTCCGCGTCCAtactatagtaataaaatttttgtttataattaaaattaccaatACAAATGTAGTACTTAAAATGACTGACCTAAATTAGACATTTTACTAAGACTAGCCCTTTCTATCGCTTCCAGAGCACCGAGATATCTCGTCAAGTTACGGCATGATTGTTTGTCAGGTAAtttctgaaattaaaaatttattagtaataacttatatttctttatattatgacTAGCTCATCTTTTGCTGTTGCCACAGTTACGGCCTTCAcacttatttgaaaaaaaaaatataatttttttgcaaatattataatgcaGAAAAAGTGTACGCTACGACCTATATTAATTACCAGAATAACCATTGTGTAATATAGTATGAAAGATACTTTATATATCAcactttcttttatttatatttacactattttatagcacaattatagaaaaacatatgatatatatacataccgCACACAATTCCCTCAACATGTTAGCAAGATCGATAGCCACTTGGGTCTCCCGG
Proteins encoded:
- the LOC123710410 gene encoding glucose dehydrogenase [FAD, quinone]-like; its protein translation is MMIRAAETCACPLQELGPSMAGSCGSQFIIFMSILESFINGRCDLVDPCNRVVEREQYDDSYDFVVVGGGTAGAIVAARLSENPQWKVLLIEAGGEEPSPCSVPAWVTAYWNKNETDWNYKTEPQEKACLANGGRCTWHRGKMLGGCSAINGMMYMRGHAADYDGWAVNGAPGWSWFEVMPYFLKSEDNKEISDGVSGQYHNTGGPIPVQRFRYAPRFAHDVVSAAVELGFTPTSDLNGETTTGFTIAQAFNDGGTRFSTARAYLRPASHRENLDIMLNALGTRVIIDPRTKTVTGVEYVKNGETKTVGVTKEAILSGGTMVSPQILLLSGLGPKETLDKFNIPVIKDLPGVGQNLHNHVGVKLDFTLSKEPDLPELNWESAMEYMLERKGPLSGTGMSQLTGMINSRFAPSGGRHPDIQYFFGGYYAACGDGSLGPDDLENANKRKISISAIALQPKSRGFLTLRSGDPFDYPLFQPNYFQDDHDLAVLVEAARTAYRLANTTILREKYGMHPTENYGKHCPGGGSNPTDEFFKCLAQQHTAPENHQVGTCKMGSSDDPMAVVDPTLKVYGIEGLRVIDASIMPTVPSANTAAPVVMVAERGAEFIVTRHQRFKNKFGSNTPTKGGATSHDDRRTYYNSHKDSKWNNRDWVFNINRQNTQKPQDWYRFNNVYPTRQSHR